A portion of the Suricata suricatta isolate VVHF042 chromosome 11, meerkat_22Aug2017_6uvM2_HiC, whole genome shotgun sequence genome contains these proteins:
- the LOC115272203 gene encoding olfactory receptor 51A4-like isoform X2 gives MLRIFLFNAPGISPDACFAQEFFIHGFSAMESSVLLIMSFDRFIAICNPLRYTSILTRARVTKIGLAFSFKSVLLILPFPFTLKHLRYCKKTLLSHSYCLHQDVMKLACSDNKVNVIYGLFVAVTGILDLGFIFMSYMMILKAVLNIASQKQRLKVLNTCVSHICAVLIFYVPIFSLAVIYRFAKHSSPVIRILMADVFLLVPPLMNPIVYCVKSKQIRNTVLGKLCQKHS, from the coding sequence ATGCTAAGGATATTCTTGTTTAATGCTCCAGGAATTTCCCCTGATGCCTGCTTTGCCCAAGAATTTTTCATTCATGGATTCTCAGCTATGGAGTCGTCAGTTCTTCTTATCATGTCCTTTGATCGATTTATTGCCATCTGCAACCCTCTGAGATACACCTCCATCCTGACCAGAGCCAGAGTCACCAAAATCGggcttgctttttctttcaaaagtgttttgttgatcctccctttccctttcactCTAAAACACCTAAGATACTGTAAGAAGACCCTCCTTTCCCATTCCTACTGCCTCCATCAGGATGTCATGAAGCTGGCCTGCTCTGACAATAAGGTCAATGTCATCTATGGTTTATTTGTGGCTGTCACAGGCATCCTAGACCTAGGATTTATTTTCATGTCCTACATGATGATACTGAAAGCAGTATTGAACATAGCATCACAGAAACAAAGGCTGAAGGTCCTCAACACCTGCGTTTCCCACATTTGTGCTGTGCTCATCTTCTATGTTCCCATTTTCTCCCTAGCTGTGATCTATCGGTTTGCCAAACACAGTTCTCCAGTCATTAGGATCCTCATGGCTGATGTATTCCTGTTGGTACCTCCATTGATGAACCCCATTGTATACTGTGTGAAGAGCAAACAGATAAGAAATACGGTTTTAGGGAAGTTGTGTCAGAAACACAGCTGA
- the LOC115272203 gene encoding olfactory receptor 51A4-like isoform X1, translating into MVESGTEPVYSQHCKGPLPSFSSCFPHLPGMFIFNRSEIEISTFFLIGIPGMEHAHVWISIPICLIYLIAILGNCAILFFIKTEPSLHEPMYYFLSMLAVSDLGLSLSSLPTMLRIFLFNAPGISPDACFAQEFFIHGFSAMESSVLLIMSFDRFIAICNPLRYTSILTRARVTKIGLAFSFKSVLLILPFPFTLKHLRYCKKTLLSHSYCLHQDVMKLACSDNKVNVIYGLFVAVTGILDLGFIFMSYMMILKAVLNIASQKQRLKVLNTCVSHICAVLIFYVPIFSLAVIYRFAKHSSPVIRILMADVFLLVPPLMNPIVYCVKSKQIRNTVLGKLCQKHS; encoded by the coding sequence ATGGTAGAGTCAGGGACTGAGCCAGTCTATTCGCAACACTGCAAAGGGCCTCTCCCAAGCTTCTCATCTTGCTTCCCTCATTTGCCTGGCATGTTCATCTTCAACAGGTCTGAAATTGAAATCTCTACCTTCTTCCTGATTGGGATCCCAGGGATGGAGCATGCCCACGTTTGGATCTCCATACCCATTTGCCTCATATACCTCATTGCCATCCTGGGAAACTgtgctattttgtttttcataaaaacagaacCATCTCTGCATGAACCCATGTACTATTTTCTCTCCATGTTGGCTGTCTCTGACCTAGGActgtccctctcttctctcccgaCCATGCTAAGGATATTCTTGTTTAATGCTCCAGGAATTTCCCCTGATGCCTGCTTTGCCCAAGAATTTTTCATTCATGGATTCTCAGCTATGGAGTCGTCAGTTCTTCTTATCATGTCCTTTGATCGATTTATTGCCATCTGCAACCCTCTGAGATACACCTCCATCCTGACCAGAGCCAGAGTCACCAAAATCGggcttgctttttctttcaaaagtgttttgttgatcctccctttccctttcactCTAAAACACCTAAGATACTGTAAGAAGACCCTCCTTTCCCATTCCTACTGCCTCCATCAGGATGTCATGAAGCTGGCCTGCTCTGACAATAAGGTCAATGTCATCTATGGTTTATTTGTGGCTGTCACAGGCATCCTAGACCTAGGATTTATTTTCATGTCCTACATGATGATACTGAAAGCAGTATTGAACATAGCATCACAGAAACAAAGGCTGAAGGTCCTCAACACCTGCGTTTCCCACATTTGTGCTGTGCTCATCTTCTATGTTCCCATTTTCTCCCTAGCTGTGATCTATCGGTTTGCCAAACACAGTTCTCCAGTCATTAGGATCCTCATGGCTGATGTATTCCTGTTGGTACCTCCATTGATGAACCCCATTGTATACTGTGTGAAGAGCAAACAGATAAGAAATACGGTTTTAGGGAAGTTGTGTCAGAAACACAGCTGA